A DNA window from Vigna angularis cultivar LongXiaoDou No.4 chromosome 1, ASM1680809v1, whole genome shotgun sequence contains the following coding sequences:
- the LOC108329599 gene encoding protein RADIALIS-like 2, which translates to MASSSMSASGSWSVKDNKAFEKALAVYDKDTPDRWYNVAHAVGGKTLEEVKRQYELLVQDVKHIESGRVAFPNYKKTSASDQEENRLRNLNLQ; encoded by the exons ATGGCATCCAGTTCAATGTCAGCCTCAGGCTCATGGAGTGTCAAGGACAACAAGGCCTTTGAGAAGGCTCTAGCTGTTTACGACAAGGACACCCCTGACCGTTGGTACAATGTTGCTCATGCTGTTGGTGGCAAAACTCTAGAGGAAGTGAAGAGACAATATGAACTCCTTGTCCAGGATGTTAAACATATTGAATCAGGACGAGTGGCATTCCCAAATTACAAGAAAACTTCAGCCTCTGATCAGGAGGAGAATAG GCTGAGGAATTTGAACCTCCAGTGA